TGCCTATGCTCTTAATATTTTCGCGAAAGTAAAGAAGAATCACGGTCCCGATGCCGATGAAGTGTCCCAGAAAGCAGTTTCGGCGATATCGCTGGGCTGAAAGGGCGGGCGAAGTGATCTTTTGAGAGTTCCTGCCATTTACAATATTTGACATTCGGTTGACATTTTTTTTTGTGACCGGGTGTAAAGTTGCTGCACCCCTCACTGTTATTTGATTTAGCCTATGCTGCATTTCCAAAGGTTTTGATTGCCAGCACAAACAACAAAGGAGAAACAACCATGCTTTCACTGTATGCGAAATATCTGGATCTCAAAACGAAACTTACCCGGGAAGAAGAAGGGCAGACCGTGATCGAATATGCCCTGCTGCTCGTGCTGATCGCGCTGGCCCTGCTTGCCGCCAACCCGAACATCACCAGCCAGCTCAGTGCTGTTTTCTCGAGAGTGACCTCAGGACTCGCGATCACCTAGACCTAACAAACCTTCGGGGGGGTGACGGGCCGGGTCGGTCGTCACCCCC
This DNA window, taken from Acidobacteriota bacterium, encodes the following:
- a CDS encoding Flp family type IVb pilin, which codes for MLSLYAKYLDLKTKLTREEEGQTVIEYALLLVLIALALLAANPNITSQLSAVFSRVTSGLAIT